The Streptosporangiales bacterium genome includes a window with the following:
- a CDS encoding PhnD/SsuA/transferrin family substrate-binding protein, which yields MRTYRWVRWLAAVLAVTVLAAGCGPGGGDAGEGGRHKVPVGVTSLNSLHLWLIVARDEKLMEPYGVDLDIVTFQNTGQITPALLSGSVNFGMAAPEQVFSAQEEEPGLKMVAAEITNNPYSMIVSPEIKSLKDIKGKTIGVTGMGASADYFTAKLLLQAHGLEEKRDYNFTNAGPPPQRATALLENQIDAVMSFEPDAQKLVDKGMKSIAAASDQPNLHDVLMGSIIANKEWYDENREVAVDFMRGYLASVKWLYDPKNKDKAVADIAAEMNVSEKAAAATYDQFVTTLKASPLDGRIDHAFLERTVENIKKEGLKNAPPPGELKSKYDNSLVDAAAKGKG from the coding sequence ATGCGCACGTACAGGTGGGTTCGATGGCTCGCGGCCGTGCTGGCGGTCACGGTCCTGGCGGCCGGGTGCGGTCCAGGTGGTGGCGACGCGGGGGAGGGCGGCCGGCACAAGGTGCCCGTGGGCGTGACGTCGCTCAACTCCCTGCACCTGTGGTTGATCGTCGCGCGCGACGAGAAGCTGATGGAGCCGTACGGCGTCGACCTCGACATCGTCACGTTCCAGAACACGGGCCAGATCACGCCGGCGCTGCTGTCCGGATCGGTGAACTTCGGCATGGCCGCGCCCGAGCAGGTGTTCAGCGCCCAGGAGGAGGAGCCCGGCCTGAAGATGGTCGCGGCCGAGATCACCAACAACCCCTACAGCATGATCGTGTCGCCGGAGATCAAGTCGCTGAAGGACATCAAGGGCAAGACGATCGGCGTCACCGGGATGGGTGCGAGCGCCGACTACTTCACCGCGAAGCTGCTGCTGCAGGCCCACGGTCTCGAGGAGAAGCGCGACTACAACTTCACCAACGCGGGACCGCCGCCGCAGCGCGCGACCGCGCTGCTGGAGAACCAGATCGACGCCGTGATGAGCTTCGAGCCGGACGCGCAGAAGCTCGTCGACAAGGGGATGAAGTCGATCGCCGCCGCGTCGGACCAGCCGAACCTGCACGACGTCCTCATGGGCTCGATCATCGCCAACAAGGAGTGGTACGACGAGAACCGCGAGGTGGCCGTCGACTTCATGCGCGGCTATCTCGCCAGCGTCAAGTGGCTGTACGACCCGAAGAACAAGGACAAGGCCGTCGCCGACATCGCGGCCGAGATGAACGTCTCGGAGAAGGCGGCCGCTGCGACGTACGACCAGTTCGTGACGACGCTGAAGGCGTCGCCGCTCGACGGGCGGATCGACCACGCCTTCCTCGAGAGGACGGTCGAGAACATCAAGAAGGAGGGGTTGAAGAACGCTCCTCCTCCGGGAGAGCTCAAGTCCAAGTACGACAACTCGCTGGTCGACGCCGCAGCGAAGGGCAAGGGCTGA
- a CDS encoding PhnD/SsuA/transferrin family substrate-binding protein, which produces MDTFRQARRLATICVLALVVSACGGSGGDGDDESLQPLSVGLTTFNSLHLPILMARDEKLMEPFGIDLEINTFQNTGQIIPALLSGSLDIGTATPEQMFAAQDEEPELKMICSEVSTNPYSLIVSPNIKTIDDLKGKTIGVTGIGASADYFTAVLMLEDAGLKEKQDYTFINAGPPAQRATALIEGQVDAVMSFEPDAQKLVDKGMKSIAEASELDNLHDVIIAMYMAKQGWYEDEDNHELAVDFFRGYLASVEWLYDPANKSRAVDIIAKQMKVSDKAATATYDKFVTELKAYPKDGRIDPAFLETTAKNAKIAGVKAAPAIDSLPDRYDNSLVEEAAKQK; this is translated from the coding sequence ATGGACACCTTCCGCCAGGCCCGGCGCCTGGCAACGATCTGCGTGCTCGCTCTCGTCGTGTCCGCCTGCGGGGGCTCGGGCGGTGACGGCGACGACGAGAGCCTGCAGCCGCTGTCGGTCGGCCTGACCACGTTCAACTCGCTCCACCTCCCGATCCTGATGGCGCGGGACGAGAAGCTCATGGAACCGTTCGGCATCGACCTGGAGATCAACACCTTCCAGAACACCGGTCAGATCATCCCCGCACTGCTCTCCGGCTCTCTGGACATCGGCACCGCGACGCCCGAGCAGATGTTCGCTGCGCAGGACGAGGAGCCGGAACTGAAGATGATCTGCTCCGAGGTCTCCACGAACCCGTACAGCCTGATCGTCTCGCCGAACATCAAGACGATCGACGACCTCAAGGGCAAGACGATCGGCGTGACCGGCATCGGCGCGAGCGCCGACTACTTCACCGCGGTGCTGATGCTCGAGGACGCGGGACTGAAGGAGAAGCAGGACTACACCTTCATCAACGCCGGTCCTCCTGCCCAGCGCGCGACCGCTCTCATCGAGGGTCAGGTCGATGCCGTGATGAGTTTCGAACCGGACGCGCAGAAGCTCGTCGACAAGGGGATGAAGTCGATCGCCGAGGCGTCGGAGCTCGACAACCTGCACGACGTGATCATCGCGATGTACATGGCGAAGCAGGGCTGGTACGAGGACGAGGACAACCACGAGCTGGCCGTCGACTTCTTCCGGGGTTACCTGGCCAGCGTCGAGTGGCTCTACGACCCGGCGAACAAGAGTCGGGCCGTCGACATCATCGCCAAGCAGATGAAGGTGTCGGACAAGGCCGCGACCGCCACCTACGACAAGTTCGTCACCGAACTGAAGGCCTACCCGAAGGACGGCAGGATCGACCCCGCCTTCCTGGAGACGACGGCGAAGAACGCCAAGATCGCCGGCGTCAAGGCCGCCCCCGCCATCGACTCCCTGCCGGACAGGTACGACAACTCACTGGTCGAGGAGGCGGCGAAGCAGAAGTAG
- a CDS encoding ATP-binding cassette domain-containing protein translates to MARLQDAVTPSTSATVPPRLEARGLSKYFSQRGSVLEVLRDINFSVAPGEFVAILGASGCGKTTLLRTADGLERASRGQLLVNGREETAPGPDRGVVFQQDSLFPWRTVRKNVLMGLEFQGKPKKLANEQAMRCIELVGLAGFEDSYPHELSGGMRQRVNLARAFCIQPELLLMDEPFAALDAQTREIMQTELLRIWSETAGGTVLFVTHQIDEATFLADRIIVLTARPGRIKEIVDVPFDRPRDLSLKRTPEFVAIIDRIWTMIEEEVRFAMGMKMTTRTSNEPPVS, encoded by the coding sequence ATGGCGCGACTTCAAGATGCCGTGACGCCCTCGACGAGCGCGACGGTCCCTCCGCGACTCGAGGCCAGGGGGCTCTCGAAGTACTTCAGCCAGCGCGGCAGCGTGCTCGAGGTGCTGCGCGACATCAACTTCAGCGTGGCTCCCGGCGAGTTCGTCGCGATCCTCGGCGCGAGCGGCTGTGGCAAGACCACCCTGCTGCGTACGGCCGACGGCCTCGAGCGCGCGAGTCGCGGCCAGCTCCTCGTCAACGGCAGGGAGGAGACGGCGCCCGGACCCGACCGCGGGGTCGTGTTCCAGCAGGACAGCCTCTTCCCATGGCGCACAGTGCGCAAGAACGTGCTGATGGGCCTGGAGTTCCAGGGCAAGCCGAAGAAGCTCGCCAACGAGCAGGCGATGCGCTGCATCGAGCTCGTCGGGCTCGCGGGCTTCGAGGACTCGTACCCGCACGAGCTGTCCGGTGGCATGCGGCAGCGGGTCAACCTCGCACGTGCGTTCTGCATCCAGCCCGAGCTGCTGCTGATGGACGAGCCGTTCGCCGCACTCGACGCGCAGACCCGCGAGATCATGCAGACCGAGCTGCTGCGCATCTGGAGCGAGACGGCGGGCGGCACCGTGCTCTTCGTCACGCACCAGATCGACGAGGCGACGTTCCTCGCCGACCGCATCATCGTGCTGACGGCACGCCCGGGCCGGATCAAGGAGATCGTCGACGTCCCGTTCGACCGGCCGCGTGACCTGTCGCTGAAGCGGACGCCCGAGTTCGTCGCGATCATCGACCGCATCTGGACCATGATCGAGGAGGAGGTCCGGTTCGCGATGGGGATGAAGATGACCACGAGGACGAGCAACGAGCCGCCAGTCTCCTAG
- a CDS encoding ABC transporter permease subunit, producing the protein MMPGKVTGTTSDDDAREVGAFVPVEATERRGLVGLYRRRSVLVHTVLTVLLGLGIWQIAAANASGLVMASLGEIVEAFVTSLRSGQLWTDFFASFQGFTIGFVIASIAGVVIGVLMATSKVVFDFLDPWVSALYSTPLIALAPLFIVVFGIGLTAKVAVVITLAIFPVIINTAAGIKTTDRNLIECAHSFGAGRFQIFTKVLIPSAVPFIVTGLRLAVGRALIAVVVAEFFGARAGLGHMVFTASQNFATADVWLGVFVLAIIGMTLIKLMYRFERWLAPWRDFKMP; encoded by the coding sequence ATGATGCCGGGCAAGGTGACGGGCACGACGTCCGACGACGACGCGCGGGAGGTCGGTGCGTTCGTCCCGGTCGAGGCGACGGAGCGACGCGGCCTGGTAGGGCTGTACCGAAGACGGTCGGTGCTCGTCCACACCGTCCTGACCGTGCTCCTCGGCCTCGGTATCTGGCAGATCGCCGCGGCCAACGCGAGCGGACTCGTCATGGCGTCGCTCGGCGAGATCGTCGAGGCGTTCGTGACGTCGCTGCGCTCGGGCCAGCTCTGGACGGACTTCTTCGCGAGCTTCCAGGGCTTCACGATCGGCTTCGTCATCGCGTCGATCGCCGGTGTGGTGATCGGCGTGCTCATGGCGACGTCCAAGGTGGTCTTCGACTTCCTCGACCCGTGGGTGTCGGCGCTCTACTCCACTCCGCTCATCGCACTGGCGCCGCTGTTCATCGTGGTCTTCGGCATCGGGTTGACGGCGAAGGTCGCGGTCGTCATCACGCTGGCGATCTTCCCCGTGATCATCAACACCGCCGCAGGCATCAAGACGACCGACCGCAACCTGATCGAGTGCGCGCACTCCTTCGGTGCCGGCCGGTTCCAGATCTTCACCAAGGTGCTGATCCCGTCGGCCGTGCCGTTCATCGTGACCGGCCTGCGGCTCGCCGTCGGACGCGCGCTGATCGCGGTCGTGGTCGCCGAGTTCTTCGGTGCCCGCGCGGGACTCGGCCACATGGTCTTCACCGCCTCGCAGAACTTCGCCACCGCGGACGTGTGGTTGGGCGTGTTCGTGCTGGCCATCATCGGCATGACACTGATCAAGCTGATGTACCGCTTCGAAAGGTGGCTCGCCCCATGGCGCGACTTCAAGATGCCGTGA
- a CDS encoding cyclase family protein gives MAEPTIETVKELCRRHTNWGRWGPDDQRGTLNLVGPEQVVAASRLVRSGRVVSMALPFDEHGPQQGTFNRFNPIHLMTRDGADALVGTSVRDFYGGVDKYFRGTDDIVIMPLQSGTQWDSLAHVVYDDMIYNGYSADQVSSKGALKNDICNGADSMVGRGVLLDVPRSQGLSWLEPGTAIGADDLQRAAEFGGVEVGAGDFVFVRTGVMASVRAAGRWGDYAGGAAPGLGLASVDWIAERDIAAVATDTWGMEVRPNETPDVFQPLHIVFIVHMGLWVGEIFDLEAIADDCAGDSVYEFMFCGPPLPFTAAVGSPLNPLAVK, from the coding sequence ATGGCGGAACCGACCATCGAGACCGTCAAGGAGCTGTGCCGTCGGCACACCAACTGGGGTCGGTGGGGTCCCGACGACCAGCGCGGCACGCTCAACCTGGTCGGGCCGGAACAGGTCGTCGCCGCCTCGCGCCTCGTCCGCTCCGGTCGGGTCGTCTCGATGGCCCTGCCGTTCGACGAGCACGGGCCGCAGCAGGGCACGTTCAACAGGTTCAACCCGATCCACCTGATGACGCGCGACGGCGCCGACGCGCTCGTCGGGACGTCGGTCAGGGACTTCTACGGGGGCGTCGACAAGTACTTCCGCGGCACCGACGACATCGTCATCATGCCGCTGCAGAGCGGCACCCAGTGGGACTCGCTGGCCCACGTCGTCTACGACGACATGATCTACAACGGCTACAGCGCCGACCAGGTCAGCAGCAAGGGTGCGTTGAAGAACGACATCTGCAACGGCGCCGACAGCATGGTCGGTCGTGGCGTCCTGCTCGACGTCCCGCGGAGCCAGGGCCTGTCCTGGCTCGAGCCCGGGACGGCCATCGGGGCGGACGACCTGCAGCGGGCCGCCGAGTTCGGCGGCGTCGAGGTCGGCGCCGGCGACTTCGTCTTCGTCCGCACCGGGGTCATGGCGTCGGTGCGCGCCGCCGGACGGTGGGGCGACTACGCGGGAGGCGCCGCTCCCGGCCTCGGGCTCGCAAGCGTCGACTGGATCGCCGAGCGCGACATCGCCGCGGTCGCGACCGACACGTGGGGCATGGAGGTGCGCCCCAACGAGACCCCCGACGTCTTCCAGCCCCTGCACATCGTCTTCATCGTGCACATGGGCCTGTGGGTCGGCGAGATCTTCGACCTCGAGGCGATCGCCGACGACTGCGCCGGTGACAGCGTGTACGAGTTCATGTTCTGCGGCCCGCCCCTGCCGTTCACCGCCGCGGTCGGGTCCCCGCTGAATCCTCTCGCCGTGAAGTAG